In a single window of the Micromonospora inositola genome:
- a CDS encoding MBL fold metallo-hydrolase yields the protein MQVTKYAHSCVRVEHDGGVLVVDPGVFSEPEALDGADAVLITHQHPDHVNPETLARALERRPFTVNGPASLAGVLGDAAEALTVVAPGESFTAAGVAVRAYGGQHAVIHPDIPVVENLGYLINDVVYHPGDSLVVPEEVQVDTLFAPIHAPWSKFSEVVDFIRAVAPRRAYALHDGLLNSTGFAVLDRQYKTLSNTEYQRLEPGSRFDA from the coding sequence ATGCAGGTCACCAAGTACGCCCACTCCTGTGTCCGGGTGGAGCACGACGGGGGAGTGCTCGTCGTCGACCCCGGCGTGTTCAGCGAGCCCGAGGCGTTGGACGGGGCGGACGCGGTGCTGATCACCCACCAGCACCCGGACCACGTGAACCCGGAGACGCTCGCCCGGGCGCTGGAGCGTCGGCCGTTCACCGTCAACGGTCCGGCCTCGCTCGCCGGCGTCCTCGGTGACGCGGCCGAGGCGCTGACCGTGGTCGCGCCGGGGGAGTCGTTCACCGCCGCCGGGGTGGCGGTCCGCGCGTACGGCGGCCAGCACGCCGTCATCCACCCCGACATCCCCGTGGTCGAGAACCTGGGCTACCTGATCAACGACGTGGTCTACCACCCGGGGGACTCGCTGGTCGTTCCCGAGGAGGTCCAGGTGGACACCCTCTTCGCGCCGATCCACGCGCCCTGGTCGAAGTTTTCCGAGGTGGTCGACTTCATCCGGGCGGTCGCCCCGCGCCGCGCGTACGCGCTGCACGACGGCCTGCTCAACAGCACCGGGTTCGCCGTGCTCGACCGCCAGTACAAGACGCTGTCGAACACCGAGTACCAGCGGCTCGAACCGGGCTCCCGGTTCGACGCCTGA
- a CDS encoding DUF4349 domain-containing protein, protein MSVRGKGRRGVPLAAVGLVAVLFAGGCSAGDATSDNGSAAQAPAGGAADRGEAAPGQAGAGAPDLRVDQRSIIYTGTMQVRVDDVERAAREAIATASAAGGFVGGDQRRSESADARAELELRVPAAKFTAVVDELAKLGRQQRREVHTQDVTEETVDLDARITSQRARVESARKLLDRATSTSELVNLENELGRREADLASLEAKKRRLADLTALSTITVTFVGTDASTEEEQTDIGFLVGLRGGWQVFVASVTVLLTVLGALLPWLVAVGVPVALLIRVLRRRRRRTPPAGPTPPAGQPGGPTAPPPVPATRSAP, encoded by the coding sequence ATGAGCGTACGAGGAAAAGGGCGTCGGGGCGTACCCCTGGCGGCGGTGGGCCTGGTCGCGGTGCTGTTCGCGGGGGGTTGCAGCGCGGGCGACGCGACGAGTGACAACGGTTCGGCGGCGCAGGCGCCGGCCGGGGGCGCGGCCGACCGCGGCGAGGCGGCGCCGGGCCAGGCCGGCGCGGGCGCGCCGGACCTGCGGGTCGACCAGCGGTCGATCATCTACACCGGAACGATGCAGGTGCGGGTGGACGACGTGGAGCGGGCCGCCCGGGAGGCGATCGCCACGGCGAGCGCGGCGGGCGGGTTCGTCGGCGGCGACCAGCGCCGCAGCGAGTCGGCGGACGCGCGGGCCGAGCTGGAGCTGCGGGTGCCGGCGGCGAAGTTCACCGCGGTGGTCGACGAGCTGGCGAAGCTCGGCCGGCAGCAGCGGCGCGAGGTGCACACCCAGGACGTCACCGAGGAGACGGTCGACCTGGACGCCCGGATCACCAGCCAGCGGGCCCGGGTGGAGAGCGCCCGCAAGCTGCTGGACCGGGCGACCTCGACGAGCGAGCTGGTGAACCTGGAGAACGAGCTGGGGCGGCGGGAGGCCGACCTCGCCTCGCTGGAGGCGAAGAAGCGCCGGCTGGCCGACCTGACCGCGCTCTCCACCATCACGGTGACGTTCGTCGGGACGGACGCCTCCACCGAGGAGGAGCAGACCGACATCGGGTTCCTGGTCGGGCTGCGGGGCGGCTGGCAGGTCTTCGTCGCCTCGGTGACCGTGCTGCTCACCGTGCTCGGCGCGCTGCTGCCGTGGCTGGTGGCGGTCGGCGTACCGGTGGCCCTGCTGATCCGGGTGCTGCGCCGCCGCCGGCGGCGGACGCCGCCGGCCGGGCCGACGCCGCCGGCCGGCCAGCCGGGTGGTCCTACCGCGCCGCCGCCAGTGCCCGCAACGCGGTCTGCACCATGA